A region from the Vicia villosa cultivar HV-30 ecotype Madison, WI linkage group LG3, Vvil1.0, whole genome shotgun sequence genome encodes:
- the LOC131656780 gene encoding non-specific lipid-transfer protein A-like, with translation MSSQKTVAVILVLCMVMTTTLHASEIDDVSCSEAVSSLLPCLPFLEGSLPATPSADCCTGATNLFNKANTTPIKRSVCQCLKDASTKFAVKPDRAAQFPQLCHINVPFPISASVDCSKIQVVNKS, from the exons atGTCAAGTCAGAAAACAGTTGCTGTAATATTGGTTTTATGCATGGTAATGACAACAACATTACATGCAAGTGAAATCGATGATGTTTCATGTTCAGAGGCAGTTTCATCTCTGTTGCCATGTCTACCTTTTCTAGAAGGTTCTCTTCCAGCCACACCATCTGCTGACTGTTGCACTGGAGCTACTAATTTGTTCAATAAGGCTAACACAACTCCGATTAAGAGAAGTGTCTGCCAATGTCTCAAAGATGCTTCTACTAAATTTGCAGTTAAACCAGACAGAGCTGCTCAATTTCCACAACTTTGTCACATTAATGTGCCTTTTCCAATTAGTGCTTCGGTTGATTGTAGCAA GATTCAAGTTGTTAATAAATCTTGA